A single window of Solanum dulcamara chromosome 5, daSolDulc1.2, whole genome shotgun sequence DNA harbors:
- the LOC129890560 gene encoding uncharacterized mitochondrial protein AtMg00860-like, whose protein sequence is MLFGLTNAPTTFCTLSNTLAEHVEHLKKVFQVLRENDLYIKWEKYEFSEHEVHFLGYVISHGKQRMDEAKVQAIKEWEASTKVTKLRSFLGLANYYRRFISGYSDKATLLTKLLKKNKLWVWREHCRKAFEELKAIITEKPVLAMPDFSKTFRCTWMLPTMPLGEY, encoded by the coding sequence ATGCTTTTCGGCTTAACAAACGCACCCACCACTTTTTGTACATTGAGTAACACCTTGGCGGAGCATGTAGAGCATTTGAAGAAGGTATTCCAAGTCTTGCGAGAGAATGACCTATACATCAAGTGGGAGAAGTATGAGTTTTCCGAACATGAAGTGCACTTCTTGGGATATGTCATAAGCCACGGCAAGCAACGTATGGACGAGGCTAAAGTTCAAGCTATCAAGGAGTGGGAGGCGTCCACAAAGGTAACCAaacttagatcttttcttggacttgctAACTATTACCGCAGGTTCATAAGTGGCTACTCCGACAAAGCCACTCTATTGACCAAactattgaagaagaataagttGTGGGTTTGGAGAGAGCATTGTCGGAAGGCGTTTGAAGAGcttaaggctatcataacagaGAAACCAGTCCTAGCAATGCCTGACTTCTCCAAGACGTTTAGGTGCACATGGATGCTTCCGACTATGCCATTAGGggagtattga